The following proteins come from a genomic window of Lycium ferocissimum isolate CSIRO_LF1 chromosome 4, AGI_CSIRO_Lferr_CH_V1, whole genome shotgun sequence:
- the LOC132054029 gene encoding uncharacterized protein LOC132054029: protein MSGRGKGGKGLGKGGAKRHRKVLRDNIQGITKPAIRRLARRGGVKRISGLIYEETRGVLKIFLENVIRDAVTYTEHARRKTVTAMDVVYALKRQGRTLYGFGGNFSLKMSGRGKGGKGLGKGGAKRHRKVLRDNIQGITKPAIRRLARRGGVKRISGLIYEETRGVLKIFLENVIRDAVTYTEHARRKTVTAMDVVYALKRQGRTLYGFGG, encoded by the exons ATGTCTGGTCGTGGGAAGGGAGGCAAGGGATTGGGAAAGGGAGGAGCAAAACGACATCGTAAGGTCCTTAGAGATAACATTCAGGGCATTACTAAGCCTGCAATCCGTCGATTGGCACGTCGGGGCGGTGTGAAGCGTATATCAGGTCTGATATATGAGGAGACACGTGGAGTCCTCAAGATCTTTTTGGAAAATGTGATTCGTGATGCTGTTACCTACACTGAGCACGCCAGAAGAAAGACTGTTACTGCCATGGATGTTGTTTATGCTCTTAAGAGACAGGGCAGGACTCTCTATGGTTTTGGGGGT AATTTCTCTTTGAAAATGTCAGGTCGTGGAAAGGGAGGCAAGGGTTTAGGAAAGGGAGGAGCCAAGAGGCACAGAAAGGTGCTTAGAGATAACATTCAGGGCATTACAAAGCCAGCAATTCGTCGATTGGCACGTAGGGGTGGTGTGAAGCGTATATCAGGTCTGATTTACGAGGAGACACGTGGAGTTCTCAAGATCTTTTTGGAGAATGTTATTCGTGATGCTGTTACCTACACTGAGCACGCTAGGAGAAAGACTGTTACTGCTATGGATGTTGTCTATGCCCTTAAGAGGCAGGGCAGGACTCTCTATGGTTTTGGCGGTTAG